The sequence below is a genomic window from Candidatus Ancaeobacter aquaticus.
TTGTCTGAATCAATGGAAAAATTTGAATGGAAAACAAAACAAGATAGTGTTTTTTATCGTTTCATACAATTTTGTATGAAAATAATTAATATTATTGATAAAAAAAATGATAAGGCAGAAAAAGATTATAATAAAAGTTCAGTATGTATTGCGTGTAAAGTATTAAAACAATAGCATTATATATGGAGTAATATGAAAAAAGATTATATACATAGAGAACGTTGGTTACAGGCGCAAGATATAGAGAAGGTATTTTGGAATAGAGCGAATTTTAGGGATAATGAATATGAAGAAATAGATATTAAATATTCAAGGATATTTAAATTAATTGAAGAAAAATATAATTTTACAGATTCTACAAAAATATTAGATCTTGGTTGTGGAGCAACATGTCCATCAACAATATTTAAAATAGGTGTAAAATATGGTGTTGATCCATTGGTAGACTGTTTTTTAGATGAAGATAAAATAAAATTAAAAAATAAGATAGAATTGAGAAAAGGAGATGGAGAAAATATTCCATTTGAAGATAAATTATTTGATGTTGTGTTATGTAGAAATGCTTTAGATCATATGGATAATATATGTAGGGTGATGCAAGAGGTAGCTAGAGTAACTAAAGATGATGGTTTAGTGATTTTATCAGTATACACCTATACAAAGTTTATTGCTTTCTTGAAAATAACCAGCGAATTTATTCCTTTTTTGAGAAATGTTGAACATCCTCATACATTTACTCCAGAAAATTTCATAAAATTTTGCGAGAAATATTTCAAAATATTAGAAACAAGCGTGGTGTTTGAGGGGAAGAATTCAATCGATTATGGTAAAATTAATACAGAACTCAACGTTCCTTTTTTACACAAAGTTTTTGCTTGGGTTAATAAAAGTGTATTTATGAACAAATGGTTTTTAAAAGAGTATTTAATTATTAGTAAGAAATGAGATTATTATGAATAATAAAAAAATTGTTTTGTTTCATCCAAATCCGTTTTCAGCAACAAGACCTTATTATGGGGCTCCTCTAGGTGTTTTAGCCATTTCTCGATTGTTATATAAAGAAGGGTACGATATTAAGGTTGTTCATCCTATAACTCATAAGCAATTTAAGCAGGTTGTTGTTGAAGAATGTAAAGATGCAATATGTTTAGGTATTTCAAGTATTACGGGATATCAAATATTTGAGGGAAGAGATGTTGCAAAAGCAGTTAAAGAAAGATATCCAAATTTGCCTATTATTTGGGGTGGATGGCATCCTTCAATTTTACCTTTAGAAACAATAAAAGATGAAACAGTAGATATTGTTGTTAAGGGGCAGGGGGAATGGACCTTTCCTGAATTAGTAAAATGTATAGAAAATAATGGAGATAAAAAAGATATTTTAGGTATTGTTTATAAGGAAAATGGAAATGTTATAGAAAATTCTGAAAGACCAATTCAAAATCTGAATGATCTGCCTCCAATTCCATATGATCTAATTTCAGATATAGAAAAATTTATAGTTAAACAGGAATATGGAAATCGATCTTTAAATTATTATACAAGTATGGGATGTCCTCATAGATGTGGTTTTTGTGTTGAAGAGATAGTTACTAAAAGAAAATGGGTATCTCTTTCTGCTGATAATATTGTTGCTGAACTTGAGGAAATGAAAGAAAAGTATAATATTGATTCTGTTGCAATAATTGATAGTAATTTTTTTACGGACCGAGATCGTGTTAAGAAGATGTGCGAGTTAATGATAGAAAGAAAAGTAAATATGATTTGGGGTAATGTAAATGGGAGAACTACAACCTTAACTAAATATTATGACGACGATTTGTGGGCATTGATGAAACTCAGTGGTCTTGGGTGCGTTTTGACAGGCGCTGAATCTGCGGATCAAGAAACACTTGATTATATGAATAAAGATATTAATGCTGATGATGTCTTGAAATTAGCTCAATATTGCAATAAATATGATATAAAATTGTTATGTTCTTATCTGGTGGGATTTCCATGGTCAAAAGATCCGTTGATTTGCCAAAGAAAGGTTCAGGATGAAATAACAGTTTCATTAGTTCAAATAAAAAAACTTTTCCGTATATTTTCTCGTATTCGATTTATGTT
It includes:
- a CDS encoding radical SAM protein, with product MNNKKIVLFHPNPFSATRPYYGAPLGVLAISRLLYKEGYDIKVVHPITHKQFKQVVVEECKDAICLGISSITGYQIFEGRDVAKAVKERYPNLPIIWGGWHPSILPLETIKDETVDIVVKGQGEWTFPELVKCIENNGDKKDILGIVYKENGNVIENSERPIQNLNDLPPIPYDLISDIEKFIVKQEYGNRSLNYYTSMGCPHRCGFCVEEIVTKRKWVSLSADNIVAELEEMKEKYNIDSVAIIDSNFFTDRDRVKKMCELMIERKVNMIWGNVNGRTTTLTKYYDDDLWALMKLSGLGCVLTGAESADQETLDYMNKDINADDVLKLAQYCNKYDIKLLCSYLVGFPWSKDPLICQRKVQDEITVSLVQIKKLFRIFSRIRFMFALYLPYPSTTLFDASKSLGIEIPTSFAGWSNFLIAAEDATKLKVRQTWINKKQARLVLILSTYFFFFLDPDSYDLVGNKIKSKIYKLVYFIGFYLFKFIVLLRWKLNFYTFPFDFYIYNFLRKYSGLG
- a CDS encoding class I SAM-dependent methyltransferase: MKKDYIHRERWLQAQDIEKVFWNRANFRDNEYEEIDIKYSRIFKLIEEKYNFTDSTKILDLGCGATCPSTIFKIGVKYGVDPLVDCFLDEDKIKLKNKIELRKGDGENIPFEDKLFDVVLCRNALDHMDNICRVMQEVARVTKDDGLVILSVYTYTKFIAFLKITSEFIPFLRNVEHPHTFTPENFIKFCEKYFKILETSVVFEGKNSIDYGKINTELNVPFLHKVFAWVNKSVFMNKWFLKEYLIISKK